A genomic region of Raphanus sativus cultivar WK10039 chromosome 6, ASM80110v3, whole genome shotgun sequence contains the following coding sequences:
- the LOC108809642 gene encoding uncharacterized protein LOC108809642 — protein MEVFYYLVFGVMAAVVAALEMSKRNNDQNTSSSFNSFQNNYILVFSIMMAGDWLQGPYVYYLYSTYGFGKQDIGQLFIAGFGSSMLFGTIVGSLADKQGRKRACVTYCIVYILSCITKHSPQYRVLMVGRILGGIATSLLSSAFESWLIAEHNKRNFDQQWLSLTFSKTAFLGSGLVAILCGLLGNLLVDTFSFGPVAPFDAAACFLAIGMAIILTTWSENFGSDSKDLMTQFKLAAITIASDEKIALLGAIQSLFEASMYTFVFLWTPALSPNDEDIPHGFIFATLMLASMLGSSLAARLMACSSLRVENYMQIVFLVSAASLLLPITTSVLVTPSKVKEEGLSLACSIQLLGFCVFEACIGIFWASIMKMRSQYIPEEARSTIMNFFRVPLNLFVCIVLYNVDAFPITIMFGMCSIFLFVASILQRRLMVITENPKGEERSPMKERNSEVDPLVL, from the exons ATGGAGGTATTCTACTACTTGGTGTTCGGAGTGATGGCTGCAGTAGTGGCGGCTTTGGAAATGAGCAAGAGAAACAATGATCAAAACACTTCTTCTTCCTTCAATTCCTTCCAGAACAATTACATCCTCGTCTTCTCCATCATGATGG CTGGGGATTGGCTTCAAGGGCCTTACGTGTATTACCTTTACAGCACTTATGGTTTTGGTAAACAAGATATTGGTCAGCTTTTCATCGCTGGTTTCGGCTCCTCTATGCTCTTTGGAACCATTGTTGGCTCTCTTGCTGACAAACA GGGTCGAAAGAGGGCATGTGTTACATACTGCATTGTTTACATACTTAGCTGCATCACCAAGCATTCTCCACAGTACAGAGTTTTGATGGTGGGTCGTATCTTGGGTGGTATTGCTACTTCTCTCTTGTCTTCTGCCTTCGAATCTTGGCTCATTGCTGAGCACAACAAG AGGAACTTTGACCAACAGTGGCTGTCACTGACATTCTCAAAGACTGCTTTCCTAGGGAGTGGTCTGGTGGCTATTCTCTGTGGGTTGCTTGGTAATCTACTTGTTGACACTTTTTCCTTCGGTCCTGTTGCTCCCTTTGACGCCGCTGCTTGCTTTCTTGCCATTGGAATGGCCATCATATTGACAACATGGTCTGAGAATTTCGGATCTGACAGCAAAGATTTGATGACTCAGTTCAAACTCGCTGCTATAACAATTGCTTCAG ATGAAAAGATTGCATTGCTGGGCGCTATTCAGTCCCTGTTTGAAGCCTCGATGTACACATTTGTTTTCCTCTGGACACCAGCTCTCAGCCCAAACGATGAAGACATTCCACACGGCTTCATCTTTGCAACCCTCATGTTGGCCTCGATGTTGGGAAGCTCCCTTGCAGCTCGTCTCATGGCTTGCTCATCTCTCAGAGTAGAAAACTACATGCAAATCGTCTTTCTAGTCTCCGCTGCTTCTCTTCTGCTCCCCATTACAACAAGT GTCTTGGTGACTCCTTCTAAGGTGAAAGAGGAAGGCTTGTCACTAGCTTGCTCCATCCAGCTACTTGGTTTCTGTGTATTCGAAGCTTGTATTGGGATATTTTGGGCATCGATAATGAAGATGAGATCACAGTATATCCCTGAAGAAGCAAGAAGCACCATAATGAATTTCTTCCGTGTTCCGCTCAACCTCTTTGTCTGCATCGTCTTGTACAAC GTTGATGCGTTTCCGATCACAATCATGTTTGGTATGTGCTCAATCTTCCTCTTCGTAGCTTCCATTTTACAACGGCGGCTTATGGTCATCACCGAAAACCCAA AGGGAGAAGAGCGAAGTCCCATGAAGGAGCGAAACTCGGAAGTCGACCCTCTTGTCCTCTGA